The proteins below come from a single Sphingomonas carotinifaciens genomic window:
- a CDS encoding GDSL-type esterase/lipase family protein, whose translation MRQGLALAAGVLAVLAAPAAAADRWQGSWGAAQVATGGYTAWPATRSRDVTLRQIVRVSAGGRRMRVLLSNVHGTEPLTIDAAAVALAPAPGTPRANTAQPLRFSGRASVTIAAGQERWSDAVGMTLPPAADVAVSLYLPRVPAPQTGHPGARATSFLSIGNHVTDVDLPGAEAVTRWYWLAGIDVEAARLAAIVAVGDSITDGYGVKPERNSRWTDVLAARLRGNASTRTIGLVNAGIGGNRVLNDGSGPRLIDRFQRDVLDRSGARWAILLEGVNDLGTLTRDAPATPAAHAELVRRITAAFTDMVAKAHARGIRVIGGTIMPMGGNDYYHPGPELEADRQAINRFIRESGTFDAVVDFDAVMRDPAAPDRLASQYDSGDHLHPSEAGYRAMGEAVPLGLFAPAAATPMALTFDDLPAHGPLPQGASRTKVVEQIAAALAAEKAPAFGFLNGGFGTDTPKDSAAAIAAWTGAGLALGSHGYAHAALDTLGAAGFAADLAQNEAVLRRVAKGDWHWFRYPFLNEGRDPDVREAARRSLAKGGYRIAAVTTSFADYDWNAPYAACTAKGDAGAVARLEAAYLADARASAAAARAAGGETPQVVLMHAGAFTARMLPRLLAMYRGMGFRFAPLAEVERAPFYAAAVDPSRPGPTASLPMPKPAGPPAGICQ comes from the coding sequence ATGCGGCAGGGTTTGGCTTTGGCGGCGGGCGTGCTGGCCGTGCTTGCGGCACCGGCAGCGGCGGCTGATCGCTGGCAGGGAAGCTGGGGTGCCGCACAGGTGGCGACGGGGGGTTACACGGCGTGGCCGGCCACCCGGTCCCGCGACGTCACGCTGCGCCAGATCGTGCGCGTCTCGGCCGGCGGCAGGCGGATGCGCGTGCTGCTGTCCAATGTCCATGGCACCGAACCGCTGACCATCGATGCCGCGGCGGTGGCACTGGCCCCTGCCCCCGGCACGCCGCGCGCGAACACGGCGCAGCCGCTGCGCTTCTCCGGCAGGGCCTCCGTCACCATTGCGGCCGGCCAGGAACGTTGGTCCGACGCCGTTGGCATGACCCTGCCGCCCGCGGCCGATGTTGCGGTCAGCCTGTATCTGCCCCGCGTGCCGGCGCCGCAGACCGGTCACCCCGGTGCGCGCGCCACCAGCTTCCTGAGCATTGGCAACCATGTGACGGACGTCGACCTGCCGGGGGCCGAGGCGGTGACGCGCTGGTACTGGCTGGCCGGCATCGACGTGGAAGCGGCCCGTCTCGCCGCGATCGTCGCGGTGGGGGATTCGATCACCGACGGCTACGGCGTGAAGCCGGAGCGCAACAGCCGCTGGACCGATGTGCTGGCCGCACGCTTGCGCGGCAACGCCTCGACCCGGACGATCGGGCTGGTGAATGCCGGGATCGGCGGCAACCGCGTGTTGAACGACGGCAGCGGACCGCGATTGATCGACCGTTTCCAGCGCGACGTGCTGGATCGCAGCGGTGCGCGCTGGGCGATCCTGCTGGAGGGGGTGAACGACCTCGGCACGTTGACGCGCGACGCCCCGGCGACGCCCGCCGCGCATGCGGAACTCGTCCGGCGGATCACCGCCGCTTTCACCGACATGGTCGCCAAGGCGCATGCCCGCGGCATCCGCGTGATCGGGGGGACGATCATGCCGATGGGCGGCAACGACTATTACCATCCCGGACCGGAACTGGAGGCCGACCGGCAGGCGATCAACCGCTTCATCCGCGAAAGCGGCACCTTCGATGCGGTGGTCGATTTCGACGCGGTGATGCGCGATCCCGCCGCGCCCGACCGTCTGGCTTCGCAATATGACTCCGGCGATCACCTCCACCCGTCCGAGGCGGGTTATCGTGCGATGGGCGAGGCGGTGCCGCTGGGGCTGTTCGCACCTGCTGCGGCAACGCCGATGGCGCTGACCTTTGACGACCTGCCGGCGCATGGCCCCCTGCCGCAGGGCGCCTCGCGGACAAAGGTGGTGGAGCAGATCGCCGCGGCGCTGGCGGCGGAAAAGGCACCGGCATTCGGCTTCCTCAACGGCGGCTTCGGCACGGATACGCCGAAAGACAGCGCCGCTGCGATCGCCGCCTGGACCGGTGCGGGACTGGCGCTGGGCAGTCACGGCTATGCGCACGCCGCGCTCGACACGCTGGGCGCGGCGGGGTTTGCGGCCGACCTCGCGCAGAACGAGGCGGTGCTGAGGCGCGTTGCGAAGGGCGACTGGCACTGGTTCCGCTATCCCTTTCTGAACGAAGGGCGTGATCCGGACGTGCGCGAAGCGGCGCGCCGATCGCTCGCCAAGGGCGGCTACCGGATCGCGGCGGTCACGACGAGCTTTGCCGATTATGACTGGAATGCGCCTTACGCCGCATGCACGGCGAAGGGTGATGCCGGCGCGGTGGCTCGGCTGGAAGCGGCATATCTGGCCGACGCGCGCGCCTCGGCGGCGGCGGCAAGGGCTGCCGGGGGTGAAACGCCGCAGGTGGTGCTGATGCATGCCGGCGCGTTCACCGCCCGCATGCTGCCCCGACTGCTGGCGATGTACCGCGGCATGGGCTTCCGCTTCGCACCGCTGGCCGAGGTGGAGCGTGCCCCCTTCTACGCCGCGGCGGTCGATCCCTCTCGGCCCGGACCTACCGCCTCATTGCCGATGCCGAAGCCGGCGGGGCCACCTGCGGGCATCTGCCAATAG